A window of the Terriglobia bacterium genome harbors these coding sequences:
- the pstA gene encoding phosphate ABC transporter permease PstA, with amino-acid sequence MNSRLGWRKFVNAFMLTLTGLCALLSVSVLLIVLGYLAWNGWQYLTWTFLTHLPAPVGESGGGMANAIVGSAKLLLIAAITGIPTGLLGGIYLAEFGGRTFSFLVRYSADLLNGVPSIVMGIFAYTVVVLPMHHFSALAGGLALGVMLIPIVLRSTEDFLRAVPNPLREGALALGASKWKAIATIVIPASIRAIATGALLGLARVAGETAPLLFTSFNNQFWSHGLNQPTASLPVMIYQYAISPYPDWHRQAWAAGFILLMLVLIANVGARLILSRKSPALR; translated from the coding sequence ATGAATTCCCGGCTTGGCTGGAGAAAATTCGTCAACGCCTTCATGCTTACCCTCACGGGGTTATGTGCCCTGCTGTCCGTCTCTGTGCTGCTGATTGTTCTCGGGTATCTTGCCTGGAACGGATGGCAGTATCTGACCTGGACTTTTCTCACCCATCTGCCTGCGCCAGTGGGCGAGTCGGGCGGCGGGATGGCAAACGCCATCGTGGGGAGCGCAAAGCTGCTTCTGATCGCGGCGATTACGGGTATTCCCACGGGCCTGCTCGGGGGCATTTACCTGGCTGAATTCGGTGGCAGGACGTTTAGCTTCCTGGTGCGGTATTCGGCAGACCTATTGAACGGAGTTCCCTCCATCGTGATGGGTATTTTCGCTTACACCGTGGTTGTCCTGCCGATGCACCACTTTTCAGCGCTGGCCGGCGGGTTGGCTTTGGGGGTGATGCTGATTCCCATCGTGCTGCGCAGTACGGAGGATTTCCTGAGGGCCGTGCCCAACCCTCTGCGCGAAGGCGCCCTGGCCCTGGGTGCGAGCAAATGGAAAGCAATCGCCACGATTGTGATTCCTGCGTCAATTCGCGCCATCGCCACTGGCGCTCTGCTGGGGCTTGCCCGGGTGGCGGGAGAGACTGCACCGCTGCTGTTTACAAGTTTCAACAACCAGTTCTGGAGCCATGGGCTGAACCAGCCCACAGCTTCGCTTCCAGTCATGATTTACCAATACGCCATATCGCCCTACCCAGACTGGCACCGGCAGGCGTGGGCTGCCGGCTTCATCCTGCTGATGCTGGTGCTTATTGCTAATGTTGGGGCGCGACTGATATTGTCTAGAAAGAGTCCGGCGCTGCGGTGA
- the pstB gene encoding phosphate ABC transporter ATP-binding protein PstB has product MGKVTEPEVMIGAPGHERPLEESEKEARESGLKIAVNRLNFHYGPRQVLFDVSLQILENKITALIGPSGCGKSTFLRTLNRMHEAVRGTRAEGEVLLDGRNIFDMDVVNLRRRVGMVFQKSNPFPKSIFENVAYGLKINGTIRRAQVAEVVERSLMRAALWDEVKDHLHKSAYALSGGQQQRLCIARALAIDPEVLLLDEPCSALDPIATAKIEELLFALMGSCTIVIVTHNMQQAARVADQTGFFLLGKLIEFNKTNVIFKNPARKETEDYITGRFG; this is encoded by the coding sequence ATGGGAAAGGTGACTGAGCCGGAGGTGATGATCGGAGCGCCGGGGCACGAACGGCCGCTTGAGGAGTCTGAGAAAGAGGCTCGTGAGTCCGGGCTGAAGATTGCTGTCAACCGGCTGAATTTCCACTACGGGCCTCGGCAGGTCCTTTTTGACGTCAGCCTCCAGATCCTTGAGAACAAAATTACTGCCCTCATCGGGCCATCCGGTTGCGGTAAGTCGACTTTCCTGAGGACCCTCAATCGAATGCACGAAGCCGTCCGCGGCACCCGCGCAGAAGGTGAGGTCCTGCTGGACGGCCGGAACATCTTTGATATGGACGTCGTCAATCTCAGGCGCCGCGTCGGGATGGTTTTCCAGAAGTCGAACCCTTTCCCAAAATCGATTTTTGAAAATGTCGCCTATGGTTTAAAGATCAACGGAACGATCCGCCGGGCGCAGGTTGCAGAAGTGGTCGAGAGGAGCCTGATGCGCGCCGCCCTGTGGGACGAAGTCAAAGATCATCTCCACAAGTCGGCTTACGCGCTGTCGGGCGGGCAGCAACAGCGACTTTGCATTGCGCGTGCCCTTGCAATCGATCCGGAAGTTCTGTTGTTGGATGAACCGTGTTCGGCGCTCGACCCCATCGCCACGGCAAAGATTGAGGAATTGCTTTTTGCTCTCATGGGGAGCTGCACCATTGTAATTGTTACCCACAATATGCAGCAGGCGGCGCGGGTGGCGGACCAGACGGGATTCTTTCTGCTGGGGAAGCTCATCGAGTTCAACAAGACCAATGTCATTTTCAAGAATCCTGCGCGGAAAGAGACTGAAGATTACATTACTGGCCGGTTCGGTTAA